A portion of the Mycobacterium paraseoulense genome contains these proteins:
- a CDS encoding uracil-DNA glycosylase family protein yields MNKHQRRRELAITIEQCHKCDGMNEPGVTEAAPGFGSIRSPVVIVGQSLCEKCMDTKVPFTGGSGRLIDASLQLAGLDKPDVFITNVVHCHPSKNHESLPIWIDNCKGYLFSEIDIVEPRLVIGLGKDARTTLLSHYGDTEPLLWQPFSAPKTRGLHFLFMPHPSWIRRQHNDSLEQQYVYGLASALRWSFGKSVFMG; encoded by the coding sequence ATGAACAAACACCAGCGCCGTAGAGAGCTTGCCATAACCATTGAGCAGTGCCACAAGTGCGATGGCATGAACGAACCGGGTGTGACTGAAGCCGCGCCGGGTTTCGGGTCTATTCGTTCGCCGGTGGTGATCGTGGGTCAAAGCTTGTGCGAGAAGTGCATGGACACCAAAGTTCCGTTTACTGGCGGCAGTGGCCGTCTGATTGATGCGAGCCTACAACTCGCTGGTTTAGACAAGCCTGATGTGTTCATCACCAACGTGGTTCACTGTCACCCGTCGAAGAATCACGAATCGCTACCCATATGGATCGACAACTGCAAAGGTTACCTGTTCTCTGAAATAGATATTGTCGAGCCAAGACTTGTGATCGGCTTAGGCAAGGACGCAAGAACTACCTTGCTTTCGCACTACGGTGACACCGAGCCGCTGTTGTGGCAGCCGTTTTCAGCTCCTAAGACAAGAGGACTGCATTTTCTTTTTATGCCGCACCCGTCATGGATTAGAAGACAGCACAATGATTCTCTTGAGCAACAGTATGTATATGGTTTGGCGAGTGCGTTACGTTGGAGCTTCGGGAAAAGTGTCTTCATGGGCTAA
- a CDS encoding tyrosine-type recombinase/integrase codes for MAYIRELPNGRYKVCWRENARDDYGAPIVGKYVQRAETCADYKAAERRKVAIETAAEIGQSPSEARVAATRTLGAYARDYFGSLRGIISNRTLDGYIGLYRVHIQDDLGSRPVGSIRVADVKRLRAELLSTNAIGRKYQRNPKTAAQVLGVLRRILDTAVENGAIAANPAAIVKARGSSAKLHPTRPCDSQADEPGRFVARPLSGEQIAQAADWITRVQCSPVYALAVVFAAYTGVRAAELAGLQVGDLTLSMHPGTAGAVRVERTKSKRAGAWITDTPKSAKSVRTVPLDGWLADDLRTYLADTHPNAADPKAPLFPGRHSMRAALAAGVDTRDKAARYDYSQPIDCSNVYKRYLAPALQSLKLPASRWHDLRHSFAVMSLSNGEHYMQVSKWLGHSTFTLTLDVYGDYISSSEGGKAAPLARPVAKAAENKVVPLQRNG; via the coding sequence ATGGCCTACATACGGGAGTTGCCCAACGGGCGCTACAAGGTCTGCTGGCGCGAGAACGCGCGCGATGACTACGGAGCGCCGATCGTCGGCAAGTACGTCCAACGTGCCGAGACGTGCGCCGACTACAAGGCCGCAGAACGCCGAAAGGTGGCGATTGAAACCGCTGCTGAGATCGGCCAGTCTCCAAGTGAAGCCCGTGTAGCCGCTACCAGAACACTTGGCGCATATGCTCGCGATTATTTCGGATCATTGCGCGGCATCATTTCGAACCGCACCCTAGACGGCTACATCGGGTTGTACCGGGTGCATATTCAAGATGACTTAGGCAGTCGGCCTGTTGGATCGATCCGTGTTGCTGACGTCAAACGACTACGTGCGGAGCTTCTGAGCACCAACGCTATAGGTCGCAAGTATCAACGCAACCCGAAAACTGCTGCTCAGGTGCTAGGTGTCCTGCGCCGCATCCTGGATACAGCCGTTGAAAACGGTGCTATAGCCGCTAACCCCGCTGCTATCGTGAAAGCTCGCGGCTCTAGCGCCAAGCTTCACCCCACCCGCCCCTGCGATAGCCAAGCGGACGAACCGGGGCGCTTTGTTGCTAGGCCGCTTTCTGGTGAGCAGATCGCACAAGCAGCCGATTGGATCACTCGCGTTCAATGTTCGCCGGTCTACGCGCTGGCGGTAGTCTTCGCGGCCTATACCGGCGTGCGCGCTGCTGAGCTTGCAGGACTGCAAGTGGGCGATTTGACGCTATCAATGCACCCTGGCACGGCTGGCGCGGTTCGTGTCGAGCGCACCAAAAGCAAGCGGGCGGGTGCATGGATCACTGACACGCCAAAGTCTGCCAAGTCCGTTCGTACAGTGCCGTTGGATGGCTGGCTAGCAGATGACCTGCGCACCTACCTAGCTGATACCCACCCGAATGCAGCTGACCCAAAAGCTCCACTGTTTCCTGGCCGTCATTCGATGCGCGCCGCGTTGGCTGCTGGCGTGGATACTCGCGACAAGGCGGCACGGTATGACTACTCGCAGCCGATCGATTGCTCCAACGTCTATAAGCGGTATTTAGCACCTGCCCTGCAATCTCTGAAATTACCGGCTTCGCGTTGGCACGACCTGCGGCACAGCTTTGCAGTGATGAGCTTGTCGAACGGTGAGCACTACATGCAGGTGTCGAAATGGTTGGGTCACAGCACTTTTACCCTGACGTTGGACGTGTATGGCGATTACATTTCTAGCTCTGAAGGTGGCAAAGCCGCGCCGTTGGCCCGTCCGGTCGCCAAAGCCGCTGAAAACAAGGTTGTCCCGCTTCAACGCAACGGCTAA
- a CDS encoding recombinase family protein, which translates to MTCEYAEYVHVRASPVYAKRTNSVRPGKWLEVILTAPGIREGNRAVAYLRVSTDEQSVGLEAQRAAIDSIAKQRGLEIVGEFVDENVSGSLEIIDRPALLKALVMLSDKEADRLVVSKLDRLARNTIVALQLDRTAEKHGWAIIFGDIDIDTSTAAGKLQLSMFASFSQFERDRIAERTREALAIKRSQGVALGRPVELPQNVIARIVSERKQGKSIRGIARDLTADGVPTARGGKAWQPSTVQRVLESKGSK; encoded by the coding sequence GCTAAACGAACGAATAGCGTACGCCCAGGCAAGTGGTTGGAGGTCATTTTGACTGCGCCAGGTATCCGCGAGGGCAATAGAGCCGTTGCGTATCTAAGAGTGAGCACAGATGAGCAGAGCGTTGGGCTTGAAGCACAAAGGGCCGCAATCGATTCCATAGCCAAGCAACGCGGCTTAGAGATTGTGGGCGAATTCGTGGACGAGAACGTGAGCGGGTCACTTGAAATCATCGACAGGCCAGCGCTACTCAAGGCCCTGGTGATGTTGAGCGACAAGGAAGCTGACCGATTGGTTGTCAGCAAGTTGGACCGGCTAGCTCGCAACACCATCGTTGCTCTGCAGCTTGACAGGACCGCTGAAAAGCATGGGTGGGCAATCATCTTCGGCGATATTGACATCGATACGTCCACGGCAGCGGGCAAGCTTCAATTGTCCATGTTCGCCAGCTTCTCTCAGTTTGAACGTGACCGAATCGCCGAGCGCACGCGAGAGGCGCTGGCTATCAAACGGTCTCAAGGTGTGGCGCTTGGCCGGCCGGTTGAGCTGCCGCAAAACGTGATTGCACGCATTGTTTCAGAGCGAAAACAGGGCAAGTCAATTCGCGGTATCGCTCGCGATCTGACCGCAGACGGCGTGCCTACGGCTCGTGGCGGTAAAGCGTGGCAGCCCAGCACTGTTCAACGGGTTCTAGAGTCGAAGGGATCGAAGTGA